The Candidatus Omnitrophota bacterium DNA window GCGCCCATCCCGGCGAGGCCGTCGACCTGATACTCGAGGCGTTTAAAACGGGTCTCATAGTCGAAGGGATAAGCTTTCATGTCGGCAGCCAGTGCAACAACTTCGAGAATTACATGCAGGCGCTGCAGCTTACCGCATCCATATTAAGGGAATCGGCCTCCCGCGGCCACAGGATCAACATAATCGATATAGGCGGCGGATTCCCGGTGAAGTACCACAGCAAGGTCAAGTCTTTCCAGACGCTTGCCAAGAAATTGAACGCCGAATTCAACAGGCTCTTCCCGCCAAGCATCGAGATACTGGCCGAGCCGGGCCGTTTCATGGTGGCCAATGCCTGCACCCTGGTGACTAAGGTGATCGGCAAGGCCGTCCGGGACGGCAAACCATGCTACTACCTCGATGACGGCGTATACCACACATTCTCAGGGCAGGTCTTCGATCACTGCCAGTACCCATTGAAAGCGTTCAAAGACGGCGAAAAGAAGGTATCTGCCGCGTTCGGCCCCACCTGCGACGCGTTCGATACCATTTCCGTAGCCGAATACCTCCCGGACCTTGAAATAGGCGACCTTCTGTATGCCGAGAATATCGGCGCCTATTCGATAGCCTCTTCTACGTATTTTAACGGCTTCCCGCCGGCGAAAGTTATCCACATTAACAGGTAGATCCGACCTATTCCAAAATAACTATTGCATAATAGGGCTGTTCTGGTATAATAAAACCCACATTGCGGGGTGGAGCAGCCTGGTAGCTCGTTGGGCTCATAACCCAAAGGTCGTCCGTTCGAATCGGACCCCCGCTACCAATAAAAACCTAACCCTGCCCAAACTGGGCAGGGTTTTTATATCAAAGGGAAAAACGTAGTTTTTCCCTTATGACGCTCGCACTTCTACTGGCATATCCTCAAGTGCTCGCTGTATCCCTTTTCCTATAAGTGCCCTTATGGATTCTACAGAACATTCTATATAAAAAGAGAAGGAGAAATTCTCTCCTTCTCTTTTTAATCTTATCTACTCTATAGTTGTGTCGTTAAAACGACCTGAATATAAGCTATTATTTCCTGCTCGAGGGCTCTTTTAATACTATTTCACCCTTCCTGACGACGCCTATCTTCTCGCGGGCGCGCTTTTCGATGTAACCGATGTCGGTCTCGAGACGGTGCTTTTCCTCTTCCAGCCGTTTATTCTCTTTTCTTACGGCCTCTATCTTTTCCTCAAGCTTCCTGTTCTTATATCTTAGCTCCTGATACTTGGCGAACGGAGGCAGGAAGACTAAGACCAGAGCCGCTATGATGAGATGCGTTTTTTTCGACCTTATTTTCGCCATATGGCTTTGCCATACACACTCTTCTTGCCGAGCTCCTCTTCTATGCGCAGCAGCTCGTTGTATTTGCAGATCCTCTCGGAACGGCACGCGGACCCCGTCTTG harbors:
- a CDS encoding type III PLP-dependent enzyme; protein product: MTYTERLKKISKKHGTPVFIIDHAKIRANYREFRKALPRVQAYYAVKANSNPEIAKTLYKMGASFDVASFPEFMIVYQNIKRLGKKARQDFIWDKVIYANTIKRIETLHELDPYKPLVTYDNVDELKKIKAHCPHAGLVLRIRVPNTGSMVELSSKFGAHPGEAVDLILEAFKTGLIVEGISFHVGSQCNNFENYMQALQLTASILRESASRGHRINIIDIGGGFPVKYHSKVKSFQTLAKKLNAEFNRLFPPSIEILAEPGRFMVANACTLVTKVIGKAVRDGKPCYYLDDGVYHTFSGQVFDHCQYPLKAFKDGEKKVSAAFGPTCDAFDTISVAEYLPDLEIGDLLYAENIGAYSIASSTYFNGFPPAKVIHINR
- a CDS encoding septum formation initiator family protein, producing MAKIRSKKTHLIIAALVLVFLPPFAKYQELRYKNRKLEEKIEAVRKENKRLEEEKHRLETDIGYIEKRAREKIGVVRKGEIVLKEPSSRK